DNA from Ignavibacteriales bacterium:
TTAAGGGTGTCGGCGTTATGCAACCAGTGGAAGCATCAGCAAAATCGCAAGTATTTACACCGATCAATGTTTATGGCACATATCAGGCCAATGACAGGGTTACCGTTGGTCTTGGAATATATAATCCATATGGACTTGGCACTGAATGGGATAACCTGTGGGGACCAGCTTTGAATGGTGCTTACCTCGGCAGTATGAAATCGGTAAAAGCAGATATTGCAACTTGGTACTTCAATCCCTCCTTTGCTCTCAAGATTAATGATCAATTATCTGTCGGATGGGGTGTAAGTTATGTGTACGCAACAGTAACGTTGACAAAGAATCCTCTAGGAATACCAACCAGTCTGATGGAAATGACAGGAACCGGAAAAGGATGGAATGCCAATTTTGGTGCAACGTATAAACCTATGGATAAGTTATCGATTGGATTGTCCTATAGAGCCAGTACCAATATTGAATTTACCGGTGACCTAAAATTTTCCGGAATGAATGTTCATATTCCCGGTTTACCAGCTACGTATACATATGCCCTTTTATTCCCAGGTGGAACAGGCAAAGCAACATTACCTTTACCAGCCAATCTCCAGGTTGGTGCAGCATACGAAATTATGCCTGAACTAACAGTTGAAGGCGATTTCCAATTTGTCCAGTGGTCGGCATATAAACAGCTAAGCATAGCTATCACTCCTCCGGTTATTATTCCCCTCCCCCCTCCATACCCTACATTAGTTGGTCAGGGGACAATCACTCAGGATAAGAATTGGGATGATGGATTCCTGCTTCGTGCCGGCGCTGAATATAAGTATAATGCAGATATTACACTTCGTGGCGGATTGATTCTCGATCTTACTCCGCAGCCAGCAAGCAAGACCGAACCAATGCTTCCAGATGCGGATAGAACCGATATTACACTCGGCGGCAGCTATAAAATTAACGATAATCTCTCCGTAGATGCATCTTATATGTTAGTTCTTTTTGCTGAAAAGAATGCAGCGAGTTCAAATCCGACAGGAAGCAGTTCCTCAAGTATTGGCGGTGTCCCTGGAGTCTATAACTCCACAGCTCATATATTTAGTGTGAACGTCGGTTACGCATTCTAAATATTTTCATATTTATTTTTCTTAAAAACAAAAAACCCGTCTCTCTTGAGGCGGGTTTTTCTTTTTCTTTACTCCTGCACAAGCGTCAGTGAAGTTTTACTTTCATCTCCACAACAGAACCAGACTTTAATCGTTTAAATTTCACTTGATCCATGAGCGAACGCATTAAAAACACACCGCGACCGTTTTCTTTCATCAAATTTTTCTTATCACGCGGATCTTGTAAGTTTTCCGAATCAAATCCACTTCCTTCATCTTGTACATAAATAGTGAGATTCTTATCCCTAACGACGCAGCGAATAGTAACGTCCTTATCGGGATCGGATTTATTTCCATGGACAATTGCATTATTCACTGCTTCTGTGCAGGAAACCAGCAGACGGTACATCATACCATCATCGATATGAAGATGTTTGCTGACTTGCTGCAGAAATTCTTCAATCCGTGATATTTCTTTTGGGTTGCTTCGGCAAATCATTTTATAAATACATTTTTGATGTATTTTATCCGCCTTTTTCTTGTTCAATGTTGATTTCATTTCGTTTCCAACATTAAATGATAAATCCTACTTGTATTGATAGATTCGAAAGTATTGTTGCCGTTTTTCCATTGTTTTTTTGTTCTTCCCGCCATCCATTAATAACAACTTTTTCACCTGACAATCCTGACCATTCAATAGATGCGGTCGGGCCCATGGCTTCTATCCCTTGAGAAAATATTCGCTGATTACTTTCGTATGTGTATCGGTCTTGACCAAAATAACGGAATCCAATTCCAATTTTTACTCCAATCATCGAAGACCAAACGATTTCCGGCCACATCGTTTTTTCGATGACATATTCTTCCGGCTTTTCCGTGAACTCCTGCCAACGAAGCGTGCCACGTTCAAAGATACGCAAGCTTCCTGAAAAGTTACACTGGATTCTTTCGCTGAGCTGCACAACGGTGGAATCTGACCACAAGACCTGCCTAAATGAAAAGCTTCGTATAGACGCGACCTGCTGCTCATAATCACTGACTGTATAATTTGCCAGCACTTCGGTTCGCATAGCTGTGCGGAACCAAGAACTCGGCATGTATTCGACACTTGGCGAGAATCGGATAACACGGTTCCAATTATTATTTGCACTCTGATCTCGATGCAGATACACAAGATGAAATAATGTCAGATCTGCGTTCAGCATCAGCAGGAGGCGAGATGAAAAGCGATGCAAATACTCGGCTCCTGATGTCAGAAGTAATTCATCGCGATCATCAGTATTGAAGATACTTGGTGTATCATAACGCAGAATGCCTGCCGACGATACAACGCGGATTTTATCATCCTGCGTCACATCAGCTTTGAGGGCCGCCGTCAATGTCGTGCGTTGAGCAGTATTCTCTAAGCGGCTTACCGAAGCGCGTTGTGTATCAATAATAGCATTCGATGCCTGAATATCATCCAGCACTGAATGTCGTTCATCTTTTTCGGTGTATGCAAGTTTAACATCTGCCCTAAGCCAATACAGTGGTGACCACTGCAATGAAATACTGCCAAAGAATTGTATTTCTTGGATGCGCGAATCGAGAATCAGGGATGCGGGATGAAGGTAATCTTTAAAGCGATATCCTCGATTGATCAGCTGATTTGAGATTCCGATTGAAACAACCAGGGAGAAATTTTGATCCAAGTTATACTTCATTTGATTAGAAATTTCTAACACGCTTGCATCACGCTGAAGAATATTATGCGGTACACCGAGAGTGAGCTGGGTAGAAGAATCGAGCGACGTATAGAATTGCCTGCGCTGTGTGCTGTAATTCACCGCAAGCGAATCGTCAATGCCGCTGCCGAAATCACGTAAAAGGATAAGCTTGATATCTCCTGTACGAGGCGAACGACGGCCGAGCAAGGATTGGTTCCATGATGATTGAAGAGATGCTTTGAATTCTTCAAGGTCTACTTGACGTGCGTTGAAACCGAGTGCGTAAGCAAAACCATTATCGTTCTCCTCCTCTTGTGTGTTCAGTTCATATCCGCCCAGTGCTTCACCGGCGATATTTCCCGTCGGCAAGTACTCGAACCCTGCAAGAACCTGATGCTGTGCCATTCTGCCGAGATCAATTGCACGATTGTCAGCGAGGACATTGGATGAGTTTTTAATTTGGAAATTCCAGTTTTCAAAGAGCCGTGCACGTAAAGCAATGAGACCCTGATACTCATCTTGAATTGCCGTCTGGTTCGTTTTTATAAGGCGAGATCGAATTTTCTGATGTAACGTAACATCCCAAAGCTGTCCGTAGATATCCTTTTTGAAATCTCCTGACCATATATACGTGTTGAGAACGTGATCAAAACTAAGAGAAGAAAGCTTCAAACTATCTGCTTCAGGAGCTGTAAAAGGATGAAACAATTCCTGACCAATCGCTCTTTCTTGGAAGAAGAACAATCCCAAAATAAAAAGATATAGGAAAGTGCATGGACTTCTGAGCACAAACATCACTGACTCATTCCATTATCGTTCACTGAACATCTGCAGAAATCGTTCACAATCCGTGCGTGCTTCGATTTCAACTGAGTACGCGAGTATATCAAATCTCATTTTCACACTTCAAACTTCTCACCTGTCACCGGAATGTAAATCTCCTCTTTCACATGAGTTTCTTTGAGTTTCGCAGAAAGTTTTTCGATCTGCACTAATTCACCATGCACCAGAAATAGTTTTTTCAATTGGGTTTGGTCAGCCGCAGTAATATACTCCACCAATTCATCCTGGCCAGCGTGCGCTGAGAATGAATTCAGAACCACCACTTCTGCATTCAATTTAAGTATTTCCCCAAAGATGCTCACTTCCGGCTGTTTCTCCACTATCCGTCTGCCGAGTGTGTGTTCTGCCTGATATCCAACGATAAGGATGGTGTTGTTAGGATTTTCGATGTTGTTGGCAAGATGGTGTACAATTCTTCCGCCTTCGCACATGCCGGAGGCTGAAATGATAACGCAAGGAGAATGCATATCGTTCAATTTTTTCGATTCATCCACCGACCGCACATACAGTAACCGATTGAAGCCAAACGGATCTTCATGCGCATGCAAGTGATTAAGTGTTTCTTGATCAAAACATTCGGTATGCGAACGGAAAATGTCGCTTGCATTTACTGCAAGCGGGCTATCGACGTAAATTGGTACAACAGGTAATCTGCCTTCATCAAACAATTCGGATAAAAGATATGCAATCTCCTGTGTCCTTCCAACACTGAATGACGGTACGATCACCTTCCCGCCGCGGTCAGATGTTTGCTGGATGACGTTACACAGCGAATCCTTCATGCCAGTTACCGGATCATGCAGTTTACCGCCATAGGTACTTTCAGAAATGAGAACATCCACGCTGTCAATTGGCTGCGGATCTCTGATGATCGGCGCATTCTTTCTTCCCAAATCGCCGGTGAAACCGATCTTCTTTCTTTTACCACCTTCTTCTACCTCAAGCACGATCACGGCA
Protein-coding regions in this window:
- a CDS encoding outer membrane protein transport protein, with the protein product MRKLSFHVIGTIVLSVLIVCIALGGGYQLNEQGARAVGMGGAFVARASDPSAIYFNPAGMTSLKGINVLGGFNLIMPSSTFKGVGVMQPVEASAKSQVFTPINVYGTYQANDRVTVGLGIYNPYGLGTEWDNLWGPALNGAYLGSMKSVKADIATWYFNPSFALKINDQLSVGWGVSYVYATVTLTKNPLGIPTSLMEMTGTGKGWNANFGATYKPMDKLSIGLSYRASTNIEFTGDLKFSGMNVHIPGLPATYTYALLFPGGTGKATLPLPANLQVGAAYEIMPELTVEGDFQFVQWSAYKQLSIAITPPVIIPLPPPYPTLVGQGTITQDKNWDDGFLLRAGAEYKYNADITLRGGLILDLTPQPASKTEPMLPDADRTDITLGGSYKINDNLSVDASYMLVLFAEKNAASSNPTGSSSSSIGGVPGVYNSTAHIFSVNVGYAF
- a CDS encoding ATP-binding protein — its product is MKSTLNKKKADKIHQKCIYKMICRSNPKEISRIEEFLQQVSKHLHIDDGMMYRLLVSCTEAVNNAIVHGNKSDPDKDVTIRCVVRDKNLTIYVQDEGSGFDSENLQDPRDKKNLMKENGRGVFLMRSLMDQVKFKRLKSGSVVEMKVKLH
- a CDS encoding MBL fold metallo-hydrolase, with the translated sequence MNIQFLGAARTVTGSMHLVSVNGTKILFDCGMFQGKRAEAYEKNRNFPFDPSNIDAVILSHAHIDHAGNLPNLVKNGYRGPIYATSATRDLCNIMLYDSAYIQERDVEYVNKRHQRKHEPFVQPLYDVVDVTTAMTQFISINYEQQVQVANGVMVKFLDAGHILGSAVIVLEVEEGGKRKKIGFTGDLGRKNAPIIRDPQPIDSVDVLISESTYGGKLHDPVTGMKDSLCNVIQQTSDRGGKVIVPSFSVGRTQEIAYLLSELFDEGRLPVVPIYVDSPLAVNASDIFRSHTECFDQETLNHLHAHEDPFGFNRLLYVRSVDESKKLNDMHSPCVIISASGMCEGGRIVHHLANNIENPNNTILIVGYQAEHTLGRRIVEKQPEVSIFGEILKLNAEVVVLNSFSAHAGQDELVEYITAADQTQLKKLFLVHGELVQIEKLSAKLKETHVKEEIYIPVTGEKFEV